The segment GTCGACTGCGCCGCTCCCTATTCCAGTTGATCGTTTTTGTTACTCGATCTGTTATGCTCCTCCACGTTCTCTACAGATGTAGCGATTTTTCTTCCTATAACGGATTCTCCAGCCCTTGATGTTGGTGGCGTGTATGATCCTGAGAGTGAACCTTACGATCATCTCCAGAAAGGCTTCACTTCGGACATGGGTTTAATACAAAACTCAGTAGGGCTGGGCTTATCTATAAGGTGATAGAAAATACATTCTTGTGATATTTGTGGGATTTTAGAGAACATTTGTGCTGATGATTCTGCGTTTCAGAACTATGGCTTGGAGATAATTGCTTAGGAGCTTGGACTTGATCAGAAACATCGTGATGTGCAGCGATTGTTTCTAGCTGTGTACAAATAATTCATGAGGTAATCTTTCTTGCTTTGGAGAGGTTTGGTACATTCTTTGGTGTGTATTGAGTAAACTTAGCATTAACGGCAAAGAACTAGCTACATGTTTTGGATATGATTTGAAAGTTTAGTGATTGATGAACACAAACTTACTAAATCTGTGTCTGAGTGGAAAATATCTTCTGGTTCAGCTGTTCTGTCATGTGTTTCGAATGTCTGTGGCATTATTATCtgtaggggtgggcaaaaaaaccgaaccaaaccgattgaaccgaaccaaccgaaccgaaaccggttcgaaccgaaccaaagtctattatcaaaccgttaggtttaagatttttccaacccgaaccaaccgaaccgaacccgatccgaaccgaaccacgttgaaccgaaccaaactaaaccgaacccaTAACCAATGTGCATATTAgcaatatacaatatactaaaatgCTAAGACTAAagttattgttaattttattaaggatttttttttttagttttctatttactttagttaatttttgtttgatgtttataatttgttaaagtttttgtttcagttttacattatatttagtttacatagtttatttttgtaGAGGTATTATTAACgatgttttttaattttctatttattatagttaactttgatttgattgtgctcttataaatgttttgtgtttctaaaagtttttttcggttttatattgaatttagtcaacataatttacttttttataatcGTCAACACGATGATTTTATGACCATGCGTTTGTGTtttaaaaccgaaccgaattcaaaccgaactgagttcaaaccgaaccgaaaccgatccaaaccgaactaactatggtttactttggttggataaatcattgaaccgaattaaccaaaccgaaccgaacccgaaccgaaccgataaaataaccgaagtgcccacccctaattatctgacatattattttttcaggTTGAGGATGATAACAGAGAAATCAATTTCCATTTTGACGTTATTAGATGGTGGACCAGTTCTTCAATTTTCATATGATGTGATGTTTTTAACATTGTTTTGTTCTCCACAGGTTGGATAGTATGGATTCTAGATACTCGCAGGGTTCTGAAGCAGGTCTCAGCAGATGCACACTCAATCTCCAAGGACCACCACGTGGTGTTGGTGTTGGCGCTGGCCAAGGCAACAATACATTAATCCGGTTCCTTTAAGAAAGGTTTTAGAAGAGGCTCCAAAGGTCTCTGGTCTCTAGGTAGATCAATCGGTCTCGGCGTTTCACCAGCAGTGTTCTCTGAAGACCTTCATCATTGACTTTCTTTTTGTGCTTCCACTTCCACGGGTAATAACAGAAACCACTTTGATGATTGATtacaaaatgttcaaaaaaatcGCTAGGCAGTAACTAGGCTTTCATTCTGTTATACTAAGCATAATGTTGCAGATGTTGATGGCCAAACTCGGTTTGTGAAAGGGTCTGACTTTACAATACTGCAGCAACGACTCGCCTTCTCATATGTTTCCTCATTGACACGTGAGCCATCAGCTgatctataaaatatattgctTTTCTCCATTTTTAACATTATTTGAAATAGCTTTTGTATTCTCAAATACCAGTTTGGTGGTCTCGTACTTGTCGTTATGGGGACGACGCAGCAGCAACGCTTATGGGTCTTCTAAACTCAAGGGATATGTCATAGTGGTCACTGCTGTCAATCCAAAAATATTTGGAGGTTGGTCTtctattttatagattttaacaTGTTTACATCTTATCATAATCTAATTTCAAGAATTTTTTTGGTATTGTGTGTATTAGATTGAAGATAACGCACCTTTACATCTTTCGGTCTTCAAATCCCGGAACACCCGGTCTCTGAGAATGGACAAATGATTGAAGACTAACATTCCGTTCGTCATTGCAAATCATCACAACTTTTAGAACATTGTATCTATATTTTTTGGGATGAAGAACACGACACCTTCCAAGAGGAACATGGAGAAGATAACTATGGTCACCTAAGAGCCTCCAAAGAGGATATCTAGAGTTGTCTTTCCTCCAGTGGATTAGCTTATACATAAGCTCGAAAGCAAAGTTCATTTAGATTGAAGAACATTATTAATGTTTTCATCCCTTTCTGCTATACataatcttctttctttttatgtaCGAATTTTTTACATCGTAAGACACATTGTGATTTTACAATTACACACAGGAGCACATTCCACTTGACAGACACTTTATGATTGTTAATTGTCTAATATACCCTTTCTTTGTAAACACAATCAAAACTCATCTCTTTTGTTCTTCCCTCGTTGTCGTATCCTCTGAGACTATCAATGGttatcaatttatttatttattccaCAAAAATTccatctattttatttattctctcTCAAATTCTCAATTTTTACTGCTCTAATCCCaaactcttattttttttctcaatcaCATCCCTTTCTCAGATAAAACATCCAAGAGAGTTTCAATCATTTTGTGGAGACGCCATAGACAGATCTTCGGGCCGCGGAGTGGGAGAAAGAGGAGGAGCTACTCATCGATCTCGGCGGTTGAAGTGGGGTAGTGGATTTTGTGTATTCTGAGACTTGTTTCTGGGAATTTGAGTAAGAACCCTAAAAAATGTGGACGAGATTGTTGTGGTGTTGTGGACGGGTGGGGTGTGGACATGAGAATTGTGGATGGGTTAAGCGTGTTCAGAGGAGTTGTGTACGAGGGACATGTGTTTAAGACAGATGTGTACGGGGGAGTGGTATACAGGGGAGTTGTGTGTGGGGGAGTTGTGAGGGGATCTGCAGTTCACTGTCTGAAGTCAATTGTCGCTGATAAAAAGTCACAgacttcctcctcttcctcgcCGTCGCGCACTGTCTGCAGTCGATTGTCGCAAACGGAAGGTAAAGTTGTTGGCTTTAACAAGATAACATTATGTGGGGAGGCTCAAATGTGCATTTCTCGAGGATGATTGTCAGTGACTTGGATCTTCATGTTTTGCCTAGAGAAAGATTGGATAAGCTCTAGGTTTTGAAGCTTGACAAGTGCTCTTGTTCTCAACTGATGGACTCAGAGCATCATCAGACACGGTAGGGGCTTCTGATTGGTTACTTCTTTGTAGCTTATACAAGATTGAATTTTAGGAACAAGATTGAATCTTTACTTGTAGatagaaatagaaaatataatcatCTTTGTAGCTTATACATTATGCTTATTCCTTTGTAACGATCTGTGTGAACGTAGAAGGGAGAGCAGTAAGTTCAAGGATTGAGATCTGTGAATTAACAAAGatattgtttcaaatcatcATCCACAAACATCCATGTGTCCATGTCCACACCTACTTCAAAGATGAGATATGAAAGTTAACAAAGATAAGTGTTCACAAAATTTCTCTACTTACTATGCTCCACCCCTTCCATGATCACTGACATGGGAGTTCCCtattttctttggttttgtAGTTAATTAATTCGGTTTTTGTTTGGCGCATGAAATACACTtatgtaacaattttttttagttaagagACTAAACAGTCTCATGTACTAAATTGACGTTAGGTTTGTATGTTGATGTTAGCTTTGTCCACAAATAGTTGTCCATGTTTATTTGTTTACGTTTATCTTTTCAAACCAGCTTTTTGGAACACAAAGTAACTCAAACTTTCATTAAGGATACCAATGTCATAACACACAGAAAAAGACAAGGAAAAGTGTCTCTCATGTCATATGTGTCTTAGAATATAAGACAAAGTCATATTGTGTCCTATAATGTAAGTAACTCAaccatcttctcttctttattatattgtttcaaGTGCAAAAGCACTCAGGATGACACTGACAAGTCTCTGATTATCTTTTCCCCGACAAATCTTTATTTCATATCTTAAAACTTAATGATTTTCCACTGAAATTGCTCGCAAGGTAACATGCAGTGTACTCAGGTATGGTGATTTAGAAACATGTTCGAGCAATATCTTCCAGATTTCATTTCTTTAAGAGAATAATAAATTTGGCATGCTAAACTTACAGCCCATAATGGGTCCACTATTCATCAGCTAAAAGACCGAATAATAGATAACTCCCGTACGAGTCGACACCCAAtaccaacaaaaacaaaaaaaaggcaAGAAAACTTAACATCCACCCTTTATAACAGCAGACccataaacataaatttttaaccTTCAAACTGTGCTCTATGTTAggagataaaaaattataataccaAACCACTACATACAATTCAGCATGGTTCAAGAAACATACAGAAACCTCATAAACATTAGTTAGTAACGAGTATCATATACAAAGCAAACGATTCCTAGTATTTAGAGTAGTTTGAATATAGCTTTTAACCTGTGCGTTTGCCACGTCCATGGAAAGCAGCAATTGGTACAAGATCCACAGAGTCCCCAATGCTGCACAACCCTAGGGGGTCAGTTAAAGGACCCAGATTTcgattttcaaacaaaattttagAAGTGAATATTGCCTGTCCATATAGTCTTTCTTCAGTTTTAACCAATTATTTGATCGCTTTGCAGGCTCATAGGTAGCATCTGAATTCAATGTTTTAATGATTAACCCTTCACACctgcaaaagaaaatatatagatgACAAACTGGAACAACAAGGAGGTAACAGGGTAAAGGCCAATGTAGTATGGAAAAATAGAACTGTAGAGAATTCACAACAGGCATGGGTCAAATGCTCATAACACAATTGTCAtctaacaaaacaaataatgaGAAACTGAACAGCATAGTGATAATGCCAAATTACTGCACTTATTAGAGATGCAGAGAAGTTTGAGATATATACCCAATGTCAACAGAAGCGTCAAGAAACTTCTGTATTTCATCGATATCGCTGGATGCTAGAGCAGTTGTAAACTGGAAATATCCAGGATCTTCCTCAAATGATCCGTATAGCTTCTGCAAGAAGGTTAACACAAGTGATTAATATATCTGCACAACACTTACTTCATGAATTGAAAccaaaggaagaaaaaaatgatttactGGCACACCTCTCGGCGTATATCAAGATTCTCCTGGATAAGTTGCTGGCCATTTAGATATAACATGTCAAAAGCAAAGATGCACACGCCAACTTTGATATCATTGACATTCACATTTTTACGGGCTCGAGTGCTCAGAAtctgattaaaaaaagaaagagaaaaaactaTAAGAAACTAGCCAGCAAGCCCAGTATTCACTTATGAGTTACCTGAAATGGAAgaatcttctttttctctctgtcGAAAGCAACAACCTCACAATCCAGGATAAAAGATTTCACAGAGGGCTTCTTTAATCTTGCATAAAGAAGATTCACTAACTTCAAgattggcttttttttttctaatgtatTCAACAAGTTAAATTACACCAGAAGTCTACCTTGACAACGCAAGAGCAACATCAGGGTACTTCCCAGTGTTCCTTTCAGCATTTCGACTATATATCTCGAATGTACCATCTTCCATACAATGTACCTGCACCAAATTGACTGATGATGATAAAGCCAACCTTAAtggaatatataaataattttgatttagaaatagaatttttatatatcaCCTGTGCACGTTCTCCATCATATTTGTATTCACATGTGAAAACTGTGTCCTGGAATTTATTCAGTATCTCGCCTACACCTTTTGTTGGTTTTGCAAGCATGGGTCCAATTGGAACACCAAGTGTAAAGTTACATGTTTTAGGAAGATTCCACACACCACCAGTTAGAAGGGCAGGAATAATAATGTCATACACAGGAAGCACAGTAAATACTTGTTTAACAATCTTTGCAGCCTACAAAGACAGAGCAGAAAGGATGCATAGTGTAAATATCACccacattaaaatatatttttaaataaaccaTGAGGCCTCTAGAAGAATGATACGTAGAGAGCCAAAGCCACaattaaaaagagaaatatagaaactaaaaaaaaaagcaaacctCTTCTAAAGGAGACTTTGTATTTTTGGGTGGCTTTGAGTGCTCTTCATTATATACAGCTGCTTGTCCCAAGGCAGCTAAGACAGTCTGATTTGAGAACCCTAACCGCAATTTTGCCTAGAAGGTAAATTCAGCAGAGCTTAGTAAGGAACCCAAAGAACGAAGAGTAAAAATTGTGACAACTGATCTGCATACCTGAAGTAAACGAGTTAAGTAAAGAGGTTCACAATCTGTTGCTGCCACAAGAAGTGCCTTCATTCCATCCTTCTTCTTTTCTGTACTATCTTTCCCACTTTCCTGCCATAATCAACGTGCATTAATTAGTCCCACTCATCTATTATGCAGTCAggcaaaacaaaattaattgaatCTCATTCAAGGCAGGCAGCAAAAGAAAAGGCTTTTAAGTACCTTAGCAATTTGTCGAAATGTATTGAAAACTTTGACAACAGTCAATGGTTCTGGCTTGAACATCATAGTCTGAGACGAACGGCTTCCTTTTGCTACAAGCCCCAAGTCTCCCAGTtcctataaataaaaatcaattacgAAACTTCTTAACCTGCGCCTCAGTGTTCTAAAAAAATTGGTCTAAGCGGTGCCTAGTTGCCAAACTTGATAATAAACTAAACTATTTTTTCCAGAAcaatattatagaaaattagTCTAGCCTTCAAAAAAATCTGTCTAGACAATAATCTTCTATAACATGTCTAGCCACTGcctatggattttttttttttgaaaattgatcaTACATAGATACCGTATTAAGATTCTTAACATGCGCTTCAGTTCTACCAAAAGCTTCAGAGATAGTCTTAACAATAGAACCTTCACCAATCCCCAACTCCACCCCTTCATGAGCAGGAGCAATCTCGTTGGCAGCGAGATAAACCGTAGCGACCAAATCATCAGGAGTGGTGGCAATAACAGTCCTCAGCATATTACACAGAATATCAGTAATCACAATCCTCCCACTCTCACCTGAAACCAAGTCAAAAGCCAACGCGACAAACAGAAACGGAACTCTCTCCCCTTTCTCCCACCACGACACTCTCTCGGGATCGAAGTCGCCAGGCTTCCTCTTCAGCAACACGACCTTACTCTTGAGTTCATCATCGGTCTGGGTGGTCAAAGACTTCGACTTTTTCGCAGAATCTGAAAAAGCTTCCACCTTTGCGGAATCGGGGTCTTGGGTTTTCCTTTTGATCGGGGAGGGAGATGAAGTGGAAGCTTGTGGTGGTGgggtgttcttcttcttcttcttggcggCGGAAGATGCGCGGGCGTTGGACATGAGAGCGTCAAAAGCAGAGGGGCGAGAGGAAGACATGGTGAAGAGAAAGGGGGAAACTTGGCGATTGGAAGAGGCCAATACGGAGGAGAATCGGGTTTCAGTACCGAGGGAAGAAGGTATGCGTCGGAAGTGATTCGATCATGGAATtgctaagagcatctccaatgtaaaaattcattttttccttcaaaatgaCATGCGGAGTTaaaaatggagttgggttggagatgccctaacaTCAGTTTTAactgagaaagaaagagaaaaattgagtttttgggaTTAGGGTTTTTGAATTTACAGAGGACACGTGTTGCGACTCCGATGAATGATAAATATGGCGCCGTAGTTTCTCTTTCCCCTCTACTTTGGACATAGATGAcgagtattttaaaaaaaaacaaagatgacGAGTATGTCCGTGCTGATCAAGAAGAAcgaaagaagaaaatgaaataacGAGCTTATATCGAAAGACATCGGGAGGAAGGAAATGTACGTTTATGGAATGATTATTTCAGTGAAACTCCAACGTATACTAATAATCAGTTCTGACGACGTTTTAGAATGAACAGGCCATTATTCACGCACATTGTGAATCGACTTGCCAACGAAGTTGACTTCTTTCGTCAAATGAGAGATGGTCTCAGAAAGTCTGGTCTCTCAATACTCCAAAAGTGTACAGCATCCATTCGTTTATTGACATATGGTAGTACGACTGATACGGTCAACGAATACCTTCGGCTCGCTGAAACTAAAAGTCGGTCATGTTTAGAGAATTTTGTGGAAGGAATAATTCAATTGTTCGGCGATGAGTACTTAAGAAGACCAACACCGGCTGATCTTTAACGTCTACTTTATATTGGAGAGAGACGTGGATTTCTCGGGATGATATgaagcatcgactgtatgcattgggagtggaagaatTATCCCACCACTTGGAAAGGGCAATATTCTCGAGGTTCGAGTAAACCAACTATCGTGATAGAGGCGGTTGTTTCATATGATCTCTGGATATGTCATGCATTTTTTGGACTTCCAGATACCTTAAATGATATAAATGTTCTTGATCGTtcacctgtttttgatgacataATTAACGGTCAAGCTCCGCAAGTCACTTACTCCGTCAATGGAAGAGAGTATCGTTTGGCTTATTATCTCACCGATGATATTTATCCGAAATGGGCAACTTTTATCCAATCTATTCCACTACCACAAAGCCCGCAAGCAGTTTTATTTGCTAAACGTCAAGAAGCTGTCCGAAAAGATGTCGAGCGTGCTTTTGGAGTCTTGCAAGCTCGCTTTGCTATTGTTAAAGTTGGAAAGATTATGAGAGCATGTATCATAGTCCATAACATGATAGTAGAAAATGAACGAGATGATAATATAGTAGTAGACGAACAAGATGTATACACTCATTATGATGTTTCAGGGTTCCAACAAGGAGAAGACACTGTCGATCTCATGTTTTCTACAGATACCCCTTCAAGGATCGCCGATATGATGCATATGGAAACTACAATTCGTGATAGACAAATGCATCAACAACTGAAAGCTGATTTGGTTGAAAATAAATGACGTAGATTTGGACATGATGGAGACAACAACTGATCTCGGGACAAGATTTCAAATTATTCTcgtttatttattaatgtttgtttttatgtttttatttaaatctatgttttaaatgttatcttttaatatattttatataataaataaattttatcttaaataaatcaatgtttaatttttttttaagaactcaTAAATAAGATACTTGCATTGGAGGTTGTTAATTAGATGTTGCTTAAGAAAATTGCTTAACacatatttattgttaaaaaaatgattaagcACCCCTAAtggttaatgatgctcttagagcGAAGTTGCTTAAGTGGggtgtttaagatttttttttaattttctttttgttgaaaaataaaaattaaaaaatgaactgATCGCGGATTGCCACCTGTCAGTGGAATCCGCGAACAGTTCAAGCAACTCGCTTACAACGTCTCATTAAGCtgcattttcttcttcttcttcatttccctttttttaattaaaagatcAATAAGCACTCCCTTAATGGTCAATGGTGCTCTTATTATCCGATAACATGTAATATACTAATTTTGGATCGGAATATGATTTAATGGTGCtcttatatatgatttaattcGGAA is part of the Raphanus sativus cultivar WK10039 chromosome 5, ASM80110v3, whole genome shotgun sequence genome and harbors:
- the LOC130494941 gene encoding uncharacterized protein LOC130494941, whose product is MVKRKGETWRLEEANTEENRVSVPREEDTLNDINVLDRSPVFDDIINGQAPQVTYSVNGREYRLAYYLTDDIYPKWATFIQSIPLPQSPQAVLFAKRQEAVRKDVERAFGVLQARFAIVKVGKIMRACIIVHNMIVENERDDNIVVDEQDVYTHYDVSGFQQGEDTVDLMFSTDTPSRIADMMHMETTIRDRQMHQQLKADLVENK
- the LOC108857052 gene encoding DNA ligase 1, with the translated sequence MSSSRPSAFDALMSNARASSAAKKKKKNTPPPQASTSSPSPIKRKTQDPDSAKVEAFSDSAKKSKSLTTQTDDELKSKVVLLKRKPGDFDPERVSWWEKGERVPFLFVALAFDLVSGESGRIVITDILCNMLRTVIATTPDDLVATVYLAANEIAPAHEGVELGIGEGSIVKTISEAFGRTEAHVKNLNTELGDLGLVAKGSRSSQTMMFKPEPLTVVKVFNTFRQIAKESGKDSTEKKKDGMKALLVAATDCEPLYLTRLLQAKLRLGFSNQTVLAALGQAAVYNEEHSKPPKNTKSPLEEAAKIVKQVFTVLPVYDIIIPALLTGGVWNLPKTCNFTLGVPIGPMLAKPTKGVGEILNKFQDTVFTCEYKYDGERAQVHCMEDGTFEIYSRNAERNTGKYPDVALALSRLKKPSVKSFILDCEVVAFDREKKKILPFQILSTRARKNVNVNDIKVGVCIFAFDMLYLNGQQLIQENLDIRREKLYGSFEEDPGYFQFTTALASSDIDEIQKFLDASVDIGCEGLIIKTLNSDATYEPAKRSNNWLKLKKDYMDSIGDSVDLVPIAAFHGRGKRTG